The following proteins come from a genomic window of Thiothrix unzii:
- the arsJ gene encoding organoarsenical effux MFS transporter ArsJ: MTLDLRNYLTVTFGYWAFTLTDGAIRMLVVLYFHQLGYSPFQVAMLFLFYEFFGIVTNLVGGWLAARLGLNVTMHMGMLLQIVALGMLVPTHLLSVPYVMAAQALSGIAKDLNKMSAKASVKTLVPHGANARLFKWVAILTGSKNALKGVGFFLGAALLQIAGFQDALLMLAGGLFVVTLITLTLLPEDIGKSKAKPKFTQVFSNNAAINWLSAARFFLFGARDVWFVVAVPVFMSGVLGWSFMQVGTFMAAWVIGYGVVQASAPALLGLKQHTPGAGAAQFWALVLLLIPVGIALALAQPDWDAATVLVTGLLLFGVVFAINSALHSYLILAYADHDKVALKVGFYYMANAGGRLAGTVFSGLTYQHYGLAGCLWLSAGFVLVALLLSLPLNKASRALA, encoded by the coding sequence ATGACTCTCGACCTGCGCAATTACCTCACTGTCACCTTCGGCTATTGGGCGTTCACCCTCACCGATGGTGCAATCCGTATGCTGGTGGTGCTGTATTTCCACCAGCTCGGTTATTCACCGTTTCAGGTGGCAATGCTGTTTTTGTTCTATGAATTTTTCGGCATTGTCACCAATCTGGTCGGCGGCTGGCTGGCGGCACGCTTGGGACTAAACGTCACTATGCACATGGGGATGCTGCTGCAAATCGTAGCGTTAGGGATGCTAGTTCCGACCCATTTGCTTTCCGTGCCGTATGTGATGGCGGCGCAAGCTCTGTCTGGTATTGCGAAAGACCTGAATAAAATGTCGGCGAAAGCCAGTGTAAAAACGCTCGTGCCACACGGGGCGAATGCGCGTTTATTCAAGTGGGTAGCGATTCTCACTGGCTCGAAAAATGCCCTGAAAGGCGTTGGCTTTTTCTTGGGTGCGGCATTATTACAAATCGCGGGTTTTCAGGATGCTTTGCTGATGCTTGCGGGCGGGTTATTTGTGGTGACGTTGATCACCCTGACATTGCTACCCGAAGACATCGGTAAATCCAAAGCCAAACCGAAATTCACCCAAGTTTTCTCCAATAACGCCGCGATTAACTGGTTATCAGCAGCGCGGTTTTTCCTGTTCGGGGCGCGGGATGTGTGGTTTGTGGTTGCCGTGCCAGTGTTTATGTCGGGCGTGCTGGGGTGGAGCTTTATGCAGGTCGGCACTTTCATGGCGGCGTGGGTAATTGGTTATGGGGTGGTGCAAGCGTCTGCTCCGGCATTGCTCGGTTTGAAACAACACACGCCGGGTGCGGGTGCTGCGCAATTCTGGGCATTGGTGTTGCTACTGATTCCGGTGGGTATTGCCTTGGCTTTGGCGCAACCAGACTGGGACGCAGCAACTGTTTTAGTGACAGGACTGCTGCTGTTTGGGGTGGTATTTGCGATTAATTCCGCCCTGCACTCTTACCTGATTTTGGCTTATGCGGATCACGATAAAGTGGCGTTGAAAGTCGGGTTTTACTACATGGCAAATGCGGGCGGGCGTTTAGCAGGCACGGTGTTTTCGGGGTTAACTTACCAACACTACGGTTTGGCGGGATGTTTATGGCTCTCGGCAGGATTCGTCTTAGTGGCTTTACTGCTATCATTGCCGCTGAATAAGGCCAGCCGCGCACTGGCTTAA
- a CDS encoding ABC transporter permease, translated as MLFADYLHLATTSIRFSRMRSFLTALGIAVGIAAVVLLTALGGGVQQYVLKQFTQFGAHIIAINPGKSSTLGVSGAMVSNVRPLSIEDAESLRRIQGVQTSVPVVQGNSPVEADKRTRWTTVLGVNHETLATWQLRVASGQFLPDDAARQARNLAVIGAKVRAELFPDSNPLGQAIRIGQERFRVIGVMESKGQILGFDMDDSVYIPVARAMALFNREGLMEIDVLYQAGANEGGIIAQIKTLLIQRHGTEDVTITSQSDMLKTLGSILDILKAVVAGIGSISLLVGGVGILTIMSIAVNERTGEIGLLRALGASRQQVTRLFLLEAAALAGLGGIAGLVVGISIAWLLHAALPALPVQIDWLYVVLAEAVAVVTGLLAGFAPAQRASALPPVDALRRE; from the coding sequence GTGTTATTTGCCGATTATTTGCACCTTGCCACCACGAGTATCCGCTTTAGCCGGATGCGCAGTTTTTTGACGGCATTGGGGATTGCGGTGGGGATTGCGGCGGTGGTATTGCTGACGGCGTTAGGTGGCGGGGTGCAGCAATACGTTCTCAAGCAGTTTACCCAGTTTGGGGCGCACATTATTGCCATCAACCCCGGCAAAAGTTCGACCTTGGGCGTGTCGGGTGCAATGGTCAGCAATGTGCGTCCGCTGTCGATTGAGGATGCGGAGAGTTTGCGGCGGATTCAGGGCGTGCAAACGTCCGTGCCCGTGGTGCAAGGCAATTCGCCGGTGGAAGCGGATAAGCGTACCCGCTGGACGACGGTGCTAGGGGTCAATCACGAAACCTTGGCAACCTGGCAGTTGCGCGTTGCCAGCGGGCAATTCTTGCCAGACGATGCGGCCCGCCAAGCCCGCAATCTGGCGGTGATTGGCGCGAAAGTGCGGGCAGAATTATTCCCCGACAGCAATCCACTAGGGCAAGCCATCCGCATTGGGCAGGAACGCTTTCGAGTCATTGGAGTGATGGAATCCAAAGGGCAAATCCTCGGTTTTGATATGGATGATTCCGTGTATATTCCGGTGGCGCGGGCGATGGCATTGTTTAACCGTGAAGGCTTGATGGAAATCGACGTGTTGTATCAGGCTGGGGCAAATGAGGGGGGAATTATTGCGCAAATCAAGACATTGCTGATCCAACGCCACGGCACGGAAGATGTGACCATTACCAGCCAAAGCGACATGCTGAAAACGCTGGGTTCGATTTTGGATATTCTCAAAGCGGTGGTGGCGGGGATTGGTAGCATTTCTTTGCTGGTGGGGGGCGTGGGGATTCTGACCATTATGAGCATCGCAGTGAATGAACGCACCGGGGAAATCGGTTTGTTGCGGGCATTGGGTGCGTCACGTCAACAAGTGACACGCTTGTTTTTGTTGGAAGCGGCGGCCTTGGCAGGTTTGGGGGGCATTGCCGGATTGGTGGTAGGGATTAGCATTGCGTGGTTGTTACACGCCGCGTTACCGGCGCTGCCCGTGCAAATCGACTGGCTGTACGTGGTATTGGCAGAAGCGGTGGCGGTGGTGACGGGGTTGCTGGCAGGTTTTGCGCCCGCACAGCGAGCTTCCGCCTTGCCGCCAGTGGATGCGTTGCGGCGGGAATAG
- a CDS encoding ABC transporter ATP-binding protein has protein sequence MNDEPLIALRDICREFQVGDETVHALDHVSLNIHAGDYISVMGPSGSGKSTLLNMLGLLDQTNAGSYRFAGRELTTLPEEQRAQVRRDNIGFIFQSFHLIPRLTAAENVELPLVLTGMPASERKVKVRQALAGLGLADRADHRPAQLSGGQQQRVAIARATIMHAPLLLADEPTGNLDSHSSTEVIRILEDLNTQGITLVVVTHDTEIGKRARRRIRMVDGRVVGDDA, from the coding sequence ATGAATGACGAACCCCTCATTGCCCTACGCGATATTTGCCGTGAGTTTCAGGTGGGTGATGAAACGGTACACGCGTTGGATCACGTCAGCCTCAACATCCACGCAGGCGATTACATCAGCGTGATGGGGCCGTCGGGGTCAGGAAAATCCACCTTGCTGAATATGTTGGGTTTGCTCGATCAGACCAACGCCGGGTCTTACCGCTTTGCGGGACGCGAACTCACTACCTTGCCGGAAGAACAACGGGCGCAAGTCCGCCGTGACAATATCGGTTTCATTTTTCAATCATTCCACCTGATCCCGCGTTTGACGGCAGCGGAGAATGTGGAATTACCGTTGGTGCTCACCGGAATGCCTGCCAGCGAACGCAAGGTCAAGGTACGTCAGGCATTGGCTGGTTTGGGGCTGGCAGATCGGGCGGATCATCGCCCCGCGCAATTGTCCGGCGGGCAGCAACAACGCGTCGCGATTGCCCGCGCTACCATTATGCACGCGCCCTTGTTGCTGGCGGATGAGCCGACGGGGAATCTGGATTCGCATTCCAGCACCGAAGTGATCCGTATCCTCGAAGACTTGAACACACAAGGCATTACCTTGGTCGTGGTGACGCACGATACTGAGATCGGCAAACGCGCTCGGCGGCGCATTCGCATGGTGGATGGGCGTGTGGTCGGGGATGACGCATGA
- a CDS encoding ArsJ-associated glyceraldehyde-3-phosphate dehydrogenase yields MATIGINGFGRMGRLGIRAAWGNPAFTFTQVNEIAGNATTSAHLLKFDSIHGIWSPECSADERNMIIDGQTIAYTSNKAIEDTDWSGCDIVLECSGKFRKIEQLQAYFDQGVKKVIVAAPVEGALNIVYGVNDDCYQPQEHHLITAASCTTNCLAPVVKVMHEKVGIKHGCMTTLHNITNTQTIIDKGHKDLRRARACGESMIPTTTGSAKAITKIFPELAGKLNGHAVRIPLLNASLTDFVFEAAREVTAEELNGYFKEASETYLKGILGYEERPLVSVDYKHDPRSSIIDAPSTMVIDGTQVKIYAWYDNEWGYMNRMMELTAKVVAGLS; encoded by the coding sequence ATGGCAACCATTGGTATCAACGGCTTCGGGCGCATGGGACGTTTAGGTATCCGCGCTGCATGGGGCAACCCGGCATTTACGTTTACCCAAGTCAATGAAATCGCAGGCAATGCAACCACGTCCGCGCACTTGCTGAAATTCGACTCTATTCACGGCATCTGGTCGCCGGAGTGCAGTGCGGATGAGCGCAATATGATCATTGACGGGCAAACCATTGCTTACACCTCCAATAAAGCCATCGAAGATACCGATTGGTCTGGCTGCGACATCGTGCTGGAATGCAGTGGCAAGTTCCGCAAAATCGAGCAATTGCAGGCGTATTTCGATCAAGGTGTGAAAAAAGTCATTGTTGCCGCCCCCGTCGAAGGCGCATTAAACATCGTTTACGGCGTGAATGACGACTGCTACCAACCGCAAGAGCATCACCTGATTACCGCTGCGTCTTGCACCACCAACTGCCTTGCACCCGTAGTCAAAGTGATGCACGAAAAGGTCGGCATCAAGCACGGTTGCATGACCACACTGCACAATATTACCAACACCCAAACCATTATCGACAAAGGGCATAAGGATTTGCGCCGCGCCCGCGCCTGTGGCGAGTCGATGATTCCGACCACCACGGGTTCTGCCAAAGCCATTACCAAAATCTTCCCGGAACTCGCGGGCAAATTAAACGGTCATGCAGTGCGCATCCCGTTATTGAATGCCTCCCTCACCGACTTTGTGTTTGAAGCAGCACGTGAAGTCACCGCAGAAGAGCTGAACGGCTATTTCAAGGAAGCCTCAGAAACCTACCTGAAAGGCATTTTGGGTTACGAAGAACGCCCGCTGGTATCGGTGGATTACAAGCACGACCCACGCTCGTCGATTATCGACGCGCCCTCCACGATGGTCATTGACGGTACGCAGGTGAAAATTTATGCCTGGTATGACAACGAATGGGGCTATATGAACCGCATGATGGAATTAACCGCAAAAGTCGTGGCTGGTTTGTCCTAG
- a CDS encoding ABC transporter permease — MKPQDTLHFSYQALRAYPGRTALILLAMCIGVAAIILLTSLGEGARLYVIGQFQGLGSNLLIVLPGRSETTGGAPPMLGTTPRDLTLDDALALQRSPAIKDVAPIILGAAPVAYESREREVTIMGSTPALLSARQLDLALGQSLPDTNPRVATAVCLLGETVWKELFGNRPALGAWVRIGESRFRVIGVLAGKGQSLGSDMSDMVVIPVASARNLFNAPSLFRIIVTASSQGQLPQAEQDIEQIIRQRHDGENDITIIAQDSLIGTFDNILGALTWALGGIAAISLIVAGILIMNVMLVAVSQRKAEIGLLKALGAPTSQVLRLFLTEATLLASAGGVIGLLLGLGGVFVLNQAVPDFSAQPPLWALIASVLITFFTGLLFGSIPARQAARLDPVAALSGR, encoded by the coding sequence ATGAAACCGCAAGACACACTGCACTTTAGCTACCAAGCCTTACGCGCTTATCCGGGGCGCACGGCGTTGATTTTGCTGGCGATGTGTATCGGCGTGGCAGCGATTATCTTGTTGACCTCGTTGGGTGAAGGCGCACGCTTGTACGTGATTGGGCAATTCCAAGGCTTAGGCTCGAATTTGCTGATTGTATTGCCGGGGCGTTCGGAAACCACCGGCGGTGCGCCGCCAATGCTGGGCACAACGCCGCGTGATTTGACGCTGGATGATGCACTGGCTTTGCAACGCAGCCCTGCGATTAAAGACGTTGCGCCGATTATTTTGGGAGCTGCTCCGGTGGCGTATGAATCCCGCGAGCGCGAAGTGACCATCATGGGTTCTACTCCCGCCTTATTGAGTGCGCGGCAATTGGATTTGGCGTTGGGGCAATCCTTGCCCGACACCAATCCTCGTGTGGCAACGGCAGTGTGCTTGCTGGGAGAAACCGTGTGGAAAGAGCTGTTCGGCAATCGCCCCGCCTTGGGCGCATGGGTGCGGATTGGCGAATCGCGTTTCCGGGTGATCGGCGTATTAGCCGGTAAGGGGCAGTCGCTGGGGTCGGACATGAGCGATATGGTGGTGATTCCGGTGGCGAGTGCGCGGAATTTGTTTAATGCACCGTCTTTGTTTCGCATCATTGTTACCGCGTCCAGCCAAGGGCAATTGCCTCAGGCCGAACAGGATATTGAACAGATTATTCGTCAACGCCATGACGGTGAAAATGACATTACCATTATTGCGCAAGATTCGCTGATTGGCACGTTCGACAATATCCTTGGCGCATTGACGTGGGCATTGGGCGGGATTGCCGCCATCAGCTTGATCGTGGCGGGCATTCTGATCATGAATGTGATGCTGGTGGCGGTTAGCCAGCGCAAGGCTGAAATCGGTTTGCTGAAAGCCTTGGGTGCGCCGACCTCGCAAGTGTTGCGCTTGTTTTTGACTGAAGCGACGTTGTTGGCAAGTGCGGGCGGGGTGATTGGTTTGTTGTTGGGGTTGGGTGGAGTGTTTGTGTTGAACCAAGCCGTGCCGGATTTTAGTGCGCAACCACCCTTGTGGGCATTGATCGCTTCCGTGCTGATCACGTTTTTTACCGGCTTGCTGTTTGGCAGCATTCCGGCAAGACAGGCAGCGCGGCTTGATCCGGTTGCCGCGTTGTCGGGGAGGTAG
- a CDS encoding thioredoxin family protein, producing MQIKVLGTGCANCKTTFKLIEDMAKEKGVAVELEKVEDLPSIMGYGVMSTPGVVVDGKVVHAGGIPSKASIECWLLGETTTNAGNCCSGGKCC from the coding sequence ATGCAAATCAAAGTTCTCGGCACGGGTTGTGCCAACTGCAAAACCACCTTCAAGCTGATCGAAGACATGGCGAAAGAAAAAGGCGTGGCGGTGGAACTGGAAAAAGTCGAAGACCTGCCTTCCATTATGGGCTACGGCGTAATGTCCACTCCCGGCGTGGTCGTGGATGGCAAAGTGGTTCATGCAGGCGGCATTCCTTCCAAAGCGAGTATTGAATGCTGGCTGTTGGGGGAAACCACCACGAATGCGGGCAATTGCTGTAGCGGTGGCAAGTGCTGCTAA
- a CDS encoding NAD(P)-dependent oxidoreductase, translating to MQHKPVIGWIGPGIMGEPMCKNLMKAGFSLSVYARRRTSAQALCELGASFYPTPAALVANVDIVISMVADTPDVEAVLLGDEGVIHGAKPGLLVIDMSTISPVATREIAAQLISHGIRFLDAPVSGGDVGAIAGTLTIMIGGEAADVDYARPALEAMGKTITHIGAHGAGQLTKACNQLIAAQSIIAVTEAFELAKAAGVDPAKVREALLGGFAYSRVLELHGQRILSENYQPGFKAKLHNKDLHIVTDTLAAFGLNLPGTQRAASYMQTLVDNGDGELDSSALAKVVQQQR from the coding sequence ATGCAACACAAACCCGTTATTGGCTGGATTGGCCCCGGTATTATGGGCGAACCCATGTGTAAAAATCTCATGAAAGCGGGATTCTCGCTGAGTGTTTACGCCCGTCGCCGCACCTCTGCCCAAGCATTATGTGAGCTGGGCGCAAGCTTTTACCCCACCCCCGCAGCACTGGTAGCAAACGTGGATATTGTCATCAGCATGGTGGCAGATACCCCGGATGTGGAAGCGGTATTATTAGGCGATGAGGGTGTCATTCATGGCGCGAAACCGGGCTTATTAGTGATCGACATGAGCACCATTTCGCCAGTTGCCACCCGTGAAATTGCCGCGCAATTAATCAGTCACGGCATCCGCTTTTTAGATGCACCCGTTTCCGGCGGTGATGTGGGCGCGATTGCAGGCACATTGACCATTATGATCGGCGGCGAAGCGGCAGATGTTGACTACGCCCGCCCTGCACTTGAAGCCATGGGAAAAACCATTACCCACATTGGCGCACACGGCGCGGGGCAATTAACCAAAGCGTGTAATCAACTGATTGCGGCACAAAGCATTATCGCCGTGACTGAAGCCTTTGAACTTGCCAAAGCGGCTGGCGTAGACCCCGCAAAAGTGCGCGAAGCCCTGCTGGGCGGGTTTGCTTATTCGCGGGTGTTGGAATTACACGGGCAACGTATCTTGAGCGAAAACTACCAGCCCGGTTTTAAAGCGAAACTGCACAACAAAGACCTGCACATTGTCACCGATACTCTCGCGGCATTCGGGCTGAATTTACCCGGCACACAACGCGCTGCCAGCTATATGCAAACTCTGGTGGATAACGGTGATGGTGAACTCGACTCCTCAGCATTAGCCAAAGTGGTGCAACAGCAGCGTTAA
- a CDS encoding efflux RND transporter periplasmic adaptor subunit yields the protein MRLSRFWLLVPFLAAGGWWVWQQQHPTALEVSAASVSRGVVESSVANTRAGTVKACRRAKLSPSIGGQISVLPFAEGAHVNTGDVLLRLWNHDLQANVEAADKGVQAARSQRSASCLQAAETRRAADRASRLRQSASISVQELDKANTAAAVADATCKAAEAQITLTAAQLKAAQAQLERTVLVAPFAGVIADINGELNEYVTPSPPGIQTLPVVDLIEPGCFLASAPIDEVDAPNIKTGLPARITLDAWRGRDFPGKVTRVGSYVIDLEKQARTVEVELAFDNPADLKDLLVGYSADVDIILETRRDVLRIPTEALFDKHYVYVLTDAGKLEKRKIGVGLSNWSFTEVTEGVAEGASIVTTPGAAGVAEGVAAKAKETTDE from the coding sequence ATGCGTTTGTCCCGTTTCTGGTTGCTTGTGCCATTCCTCGCCGCTGGCGGTTGGTGGGTTTGGCAGCAACAACACCCTACCGCCTTAGAGGTGAGTGCCGCGAGTGTCAGCCGTGGCGTAGTCGAATCCAGCGTTGCCAATACCCGCGCCGGTACGGTGAAAGCCTGCCGTCGCGCCAAACTCTCGCCCTCCATCGGTGGGCAAATCAGCGTATTACCCTTTGCCGAAGGTGCTCACGTCAACACGGGTGATGTGTTGCTACGCTTGTGGAATCACGATTTGCAAGCCAATGTGGAGGCAGCGGATAAAGGTGTGCAAGCGGCACGCTCACAACGTAGCGCGTCCTGCTTGCAAGCTGCTGAAACCCGTCGCGCTGCCGATCGCGCCAGCCGCTTACGCCAATCCGCCAGCATTTCGGTACAGGAATTGGATAAAGCCAATACAGCGGCAGCGGTGGCAGATGCCACGTGTAAAGCTGCCGAAGCCCAAATTACCCTCACTGCCGCTCAGCTAAAAGCCGCACAAGCGCAATTGGAACGTACCGTGTTGGTTGCGCCGTTTGCAGGGGTGATTGCTGACATCAATGGCGAACTCAACGAATACGTCACGCCTTCGCCGCCCGGTATCCAAACGTTGCCCGTGGTGGATTTGATTGAGCCGGGGTGTTTCCTTGCCAGTGCGCCGATTGATGAAGTCGATGCGCCGAATATCAAAACGGGCTTGCCAGCCCGCATTACCCTTGATGCCTGGCGTGGGCGTGATTTCCCCGGCAAGGTGACACGGGTCGGTTCTTACGTGATTGATCTGGAAAAACAGGCGCGGACGGTGGAAGTCGAACTCGCCTTCGATAATCCTGCCGACCTCAAGGATTTGCTGGTCGGCTACAGCGCGGATGTGGACATTATTCTGGAAACCCGTCGCGACGTGTTACGCATCCCTACCGAAGCGTTGTTCGATAAGCACTACGTGTACGTACTCACCGACGCGGGCAAGCTGGAAAAACGCAAGATTGGCGTTGGCTTGAGCAATTGGAGCTTTACCGAAGTCACCGAGGGGGTGGCGGAAGGCGCGAGTATCGTGACTACGCCGGGGGCGGCGGGCGTTGCCGAGGGCGTGGCGGCGAAGGCGAAGGAAACCACGGATGAATGA
- a CDS encoding permease, with protein sequence MKVLTQPWFLPVMAVIWWLLYQALLPVSEVIVGWLPLTQGSHLAGALQFFLYDTPKVLLLLTGIVFVMGIIHTFVSPERTRAMLSGKRLGVGNAMAATLGIVTPFCSCSAVPLFIGFLQAGVPLGVTFSFLIAAPMVNEVALILLFGLFGWQVAALYLVMGLLIAIVAGMLIGKLNMEEHLEDWVRKMQNTQSAGNVGASAMSWAQRIQHGFGHVREIVGKVWPYIVVGVGLGALIHGFVPEDFMASFMGKDVWWAVPAAVLLGVPMYTNAAGVIPIVQALLAKGAALGTVLAFMMSVIALSAPEMIILRKVLKPRLIATFIGVVATGILLVGYIFNLVL encoded by the coding sequence ATGAAAGTTTTGACACAACCGTGGTTTTTACCCGTGATGGCGGTTATTTGGTGGTTGCTCTACCAAGCGTTATTACCGGTATCTGAGGTAATCGTTGGCTGGTTGCCGCTAACGCAAGGTAGCCATCTTGCGGGGGCGTTGCAGTTTTTCCTTTACGACACCCCGAAAGTGTTGCTGCTGCTCACCGGCATTGTGTTCGTGATGGGCATTATCCATACCTTCGTGTCGCCGGAACGTACCCGTGCCATGCTCTCCGGCAAACGATTGGGCGTAGGTAATGCAATGGCAGCAACCTTGGGGATTGTCACCCCGTTTTGCTCCTGTTCCGCTGTGCCATTGTTCATCGGTTTCCTGCAAGCGGGTGTGCCGCTGGGCGTGACATTCTCGTTCCTGATTGCCGCGCCGATGGTGAATGAAGTCGCGCTGATTTTGCTATTCGGCTTATTTGGCTGGCAGGTTGCCGCGCTGTATCTGGTGATGGGTTTGCTGATTGCGATTGTTGCCGGAATGCTGATTGGTAAGCTAAACATGGAAGAGCACCTTGAAGACTGGGTACGCAAGATGCAAAACACCCAATCCGCTGGCAATGTTGGTGCAAGTGCGATGTCGTGGGCGCAACGCATCCAGCACGGTTTCGGGCATGTGCGTGAAATCGTCGGTAAGGTCTGGCCTTACATCGTCGTCGGCGTGGGCTTGGGTGCGCTGATCCACGGCTTTGTGCCGGAAGATTTCATGGCATCTTTCATGGGTAAGGATGTGTGGTGGGCAGTGCCTGCGGCGGTGTTGCTGGGCGTGCCGATGTATACCAATGCTGCTGGAGTGATTCCAATTGTGCAGGCATTGCTGGCGAAAGGTGCGGCACTCGGTACGGTGCTGGCGTTCATGATGAGCGTGATTGCACTGTCTGCACCGGAAATGATCATTTTACGCAAGGTGCTTAAACCGCGTTTGATTGCCACCTTTATTGGCGTCGTGGCGACGGGTATCTTGCTGGTCGGGTATATTTTTAATCTCGTTTTGTAA